The Mesorhizobium sp. M1D.F.Ca.ET.043.01.1.1 genome contains a region encoding:
- a CDS encoding cyclase family protein encodes MGNRWNNKPEGANRGLFGADDEVGRLNLITDDIRLKAAAEIRTGRAFCLSLPLDLPGGTALNPNRKPPRRHVAIRKQGLPAVNYPLYLENTHYIDASCDDSVTLFTQYSTQWDALSHIGQHFNTDDDGTAEIVYYNGFRGGTDVLGPDAEGGARARRLGIDKFAETCVQGWGVLLDLGRIYGRDRTLVGYDALVRAMQTQSVKVEAGDILCVHTGFAKLVVDMDGSPDPRVLHNACAVLEGRDDRLLRWIDDCGIAALVADNFAVEAYPNRVPDGCDHCAGLPLHQHCLFKLGLDELWYLSDLAAWLRDHNLSRFFLTAPPLRLPGSFGLPLTPVATV; translated from the coding sequence GTGGGCAACCGATGGAACAATAAGCCGGAAGGCGCAAACCGGGGCCTGTTCGGCGCCGACGACGAAGTCGGGCGCCTCAACCTGATCACGGATGACATCCGACTGAAAGCGGCCGCCGAGATCAGGACCGGCCGGGCTTTCTGCCTCAGCTTGCCACTGGATCTCCCCGGCGGGACTGCGCTCAATCCGAACCGCAAGCCGCCGCGTCGTCATGTGGCGATACGCAAGCAGGGACTGCCGGCGGTGAACTATCCCCTATATCTGGAGAACACTCATTACATTGACGCGTCCTGCGATGACAGCGTGACACTATTCACACAATATTCGACGCAGTGGGACGCCCTTAGCCACATCGGGCAGCATTTCAACACCGACGATGACGGCACCGCTGAGATCGTCTATTATAATGGCTTCAGGGGCGGCACGGATGTTCTTGGACCCGATGCCGAAGGCGGAGCTCGCGCGCGCCGATTAGGCATCGACAAGTTCGCCGAGACCTGCGTCCAAGGTTGGGGCGTGCTGCTTGACCTAGGCAGGATCTATGGACGGGACCGAACCCTGGTCGGCTACGATGCCCTAGTGCGTGCTATGCAGACTCAGTCCGTTAAAGTCGAGGCGGGCGACATACTGTGCGTTCACACCGGATTCGCCAAACTTGTTGTCGACATGGACGGCAGCCCGGATCCGCGTGTTCTGCACAATGCCTGCGCCGTACTAGAGGGGCGGGACGACAGGCTGCTCCGGTGGATCGACGACTGCGGTATCGCCGCGCTGGTTGCCGACAACTTCGCGGTGGAGGCGTATCCGAATCGCGTACCGGACGGCTGCGACCACTGCGCCGGCCTGCCGCTGCACCAGCATTGTCTATTCAAGCTTGGCCTTGACGAGCTCTGGTATCTATCGGACTTGGCTGCGTGGCTAAGAGATCATAACCTTAGCCGGTTTTTCCTTACCGCTCCGCCTCTGCGCCTGCCCGGCTCGTTCGGCTTGCCGCTGACACCCGTCGCCACAGTGTAG
- a CDS encoding SDR family NAD(P)-dependent oxidoreductase, translated as MDQVSHATAFAGKVALVTGAARGIGLSIATRFLNAGANVVLADLSESDLNASISTLSSDCTGRALAVRVDVSTDADVTRMVQATSARFGRVDILVNNAGISPKHGGRKATVEEMLAVEWRQVLEVNLTGAFLCCRACLPHMRAAKWGRIINIASVAGRTKTEIAGAHYAASKAGMMALARTLAVEVGSANITVNSIAPGRIETPMAAAAGAELNQAYVASIPVGRLGTGDDIAAAVAYLASEDAAFLTGVTLDVNGGSFMI; from the coding sequence GTGGACCAGGTTTCGCACGCGACCGCATTCGCCGGCAAGGTGGCTCTGGTGACAGGCGCCGCGCGGGGCATCGGACTTTCGATCGCCACCCGGTTTCTCAACGCCGGCGCCAATGTTGTGCTGGCGGACCTCTCCGAGAGTGACCTGAACGCCAGCATTTCGACCCTGTCTTCGGACTGTACTGGGCGGGCCTTGGCGGTGCGCGTTGATGTGTCCACAGACGCTGATGTCACGCGAATGGTCCAGGCTACATCGGCTCGATTCGGGCGGGTCGACATCCTGGTCAACAACGCGGGAATCTCTCCGAAACACGGCGGACGGAAGGCAACGGTTGAGGAGATGCTCGCCGTGGAGTGGCGTCAGGTTCTCGAAGTAAATCTGACAGGCGCCTTCCTCTGCTGCCGGGCTTGTCTTCCCCACATGCGGGCGGCGAAATGGGGCCGGATCATCAACATCGCATCGGTGGCCGGCCGAACGAAAACCGAGATTGCAGGAGCACACTATGCCGCGTCAAAGGCCGGCATGATGGCCCTTGCCCGCACCCTTGCGGTTGAAGTCGGCTCAGCGAACATCACGGTGAATTCCATTGCGCCGGGTCGCATCGAAACTCCGATGGCTGCCGCGGCTGGTGCCGAACTTAACCAGGCCTACGTCGCCAGCATTCCTGTCGGCCGACTGGGCACCGGTGACGACATCGCCGCTGCGGTCGCCTACCTGGCATCTGAAGACGCTGCCTTCCTCACGGGTGTCACGCTCGACGTTAACGGCGGCTCATTCATGATCTGA